A window of Melopsittacus undulatus isolate bMelUnd1 chromosome 2, bMelUnd1.mat.Z, whole genome shotgun sequence contains these coding sequences:
- the CGGBP1 gene encoding CGG triplet repeat-binding protein 1 — MERFGVKSAPSRNRSKTALYVTPQDRVTEFGSELHEDGGKLFCTSCNVVLNHVRKSAINDHLKSKTHTKRKAEFEEQNIRKKQRTLTASLQCNSTAQTEKTSVIQDFVKMCLEANIPLEKADHPSVRAFLSRYVKNGSSIPKSDQLRKAYLPDGYDNENQLINTEDR, encoded by the coding sequence ATGGAGCGGTTTGGAGTGAAGTCCGCTCCGTCACGTAACCGCTCGAAGACAGCTTTGTATGTAACTCCTCAGGACCGTGTAACGGAGTTTGGCAGCGAGCTGCACGAAGATGGAGGAAAGCTCTTCTGTACTTCCTGCAATGTGGTTCTGAATCACGTTCGCAAGTCTGCCATCAATGACCACCTCAAGtctaaaacacacacaaagcgGAAGGCAGAGTTTGAAGAAcagaacatcaggaagaagCAAAGGACTCTGACTGCTTCCCTTCAGTGCAACAGTACTGCCCAGACAGAGAAAACCAGCGTCATCCAGGACTTTGTGAAAATGTGCCTGGAAGCTAATATTCCCCTTGAGAAGGCTGACCATCCATCTGTGCGAGCCTTCCTGTCCCGCTACGTCAAGAATGGCAGTTCCATACCCAAGTCAGACCAACTAAGGAAAGCATACCTGCCTGATGGGTATGACAATGAGAACCAGCTCATCAATACTGAAGACCGTTGA